A part of Salvelinus alpinus chromosome 5, SLU_Salpinus.1, whole genome shotgun sequence genomic DNA contains:
- the wdr54 gene encoding WD repeat-containing protein 54 — MYHKEKSIQMKSSASALYNNLSVLRIAPRSLTYFTVVHANMVNMVSASWDGLNYSHRQLQSKEANVATSSSLIMQAAWCVLPSRDILVLTSQKGIQMYESDGSIMVYWHALDTPETQTAQAVFARGIAAVREKYICVGISSGSMLVFDVPIKGSNITLSEMLEEHKESITDLASECSGSLECIADMVSADDSGNLCVWKSGEDFQLLNKIPGFDMSCSSVKLWKGTVVAGYGTGQIRLYEAVTGIVHAEVNAHARWIYSLDIAPFSGLLLSAAEDSLVRVWHLTMTPETNSVEIVHMYNECVTDTQICGAKFCDGDGYAFAVTGYDLSEIIRYTQV; from the exons ATGTACCACAAAGAGAAGAGCATTCAGATGAAAAGCAGTGCGTCTGCGCTATACAACAACCTGAGCGTGCTGCGCATAGCCCCGCGGAGCCTGACCTATTTCACAGTGGTACACGCCAACATGGTCAATATGGTCAGTGCTTCTTGGGACGGACTCAACTACTCCCACCGCCAGCTGCAGTCCAAAGAGGCCAACGTAGCTACCAGCTCCTCCCTCATCATGCAG GCAGCCTGGTGTGTCCTCCCATCTCGTGACATCCTGGTGCTCACCTCTCAGAAAGGCATCCAG ATGTATGAGTCGGATGGATCCATAATGGTATACTGGCATGCACTGGACACGCCTGAGACCCAAACAG CTCAGGCAGTGTTTGCTCGAGGGATTGCAGCAGTGCGGGAAAAATACATCTGTGTGG gcatCTCCTCTGGCTCTATGCTGGTGTTTGACGTCCCCATTAAAGGCAGTAACATCACCCTCTCGGAGATGCTGGAGGAGCACAAGGAGTCCATCACGGATTTGGCCTCAGAATGTTCCGGTAGCCTG GAGTGCATAGCAGACATGGTGAGTGCTGACGACTCTGGCAATCTCTGTGTGTGGAAGTCAGGAGAGGACTTCCAGCTGCTCAACAAGATCCCTGGTTTCGA TATGAGCTGCTCCTCAGTGAAGCTGTGGAAGGGAACCGTGGTGGCAGGCTATGGCACAGGGCAGATCCGTCTCTACGAGGCCGTGACAGGGATCGTCCACGCAGAGGTCAACGCCCACGCGCGCTGGATCTACTCCTTGGACATCGCCCCCTTCTCTGGCCTG CTTCTGTCTGCTGCTGAGGACTCTCTGGTTAGAGTGTGGCATCTGACCATGACCCCAGAGACTAACAGTGTGGAG atcgTGCACATGTATAACGAGTGTGTGACAGACACCCAGATCTGCGGGGCTAAGTTCTGCGACGGGGACGGCTACGCCTTCGCTGTGACGGGCTATGACCTGAGTGAGATCATCCGCTACACACAGGTCTAA